Part of the Chitinophagales bacterium genome is shown below.
TCTGGATATGCTCTTCCTGAGCTTTTTCCAGTTCTGATTTTTTTAAAGAAACTAATTCAAGCTGACGGGAAAGATTTTGCTTAATAGTTTCCACTTCCTGCTCTTTTCGCTGAGCCCCTTCCATCTTTTGAGATAGCACTTGCTCATTTCTCTTAAAGCGAAGGTCATTTTGCTCCAAAGACTTTATGCGTTGCAGAGATTCTTTTTCAAATTCACCTTTAAGCTGTAAAATCTGCTCTTTTGCTTCTAATAATTTGTCTTTTTTTAAGTTTTCTGCTTGCTGACGGGCATCTGCCAGTGTTCTATCAGCTTCCTGGATCGCTAATTCACGCTCTTTTTTTGATGATTTGGAATACATAAGCCTGCCCACAAGCAGGCCCAGGCCAGCCATTATTATTGCCATTACAGCAAAAGCTATATAAGGAATTTGAGAATTCATTGTTTAATTTTTTGATTTTGAACAACATAACCAAATGGGTTTTCAGAAATTAATAGTCAGTCTATAACCAATTATTCTTAAAGTTAGTATCACAAAATTATAAATTTTGAAATACGAGGTATTGGTTATTCAAGCGGGAGTTTAATCAGGATACTTTTGGCTGACAAAAGTTTAAGGCTTCCGCAGTCCTTCCGAAACTAATAGCTCAGCCTCGGATAATTTTTTATTTACCTGCTCATTAACAGCTGTCCCTTCTTCATTTATTTTCATTACTTCCACCACATTCATTAAGGCGCTCATCGCGAGGTAATCCAGCTTTTCCTGACCTGTAAATTGCATTTGAAACTGGTATAACTTATCATTTATCAGCCTTTCTGCTTCTTTTATAAGAATTTGCTCGTTCGCTTTTACCTTAATAGGATAGGTGCGGTCAGCAATTGTGATATTAATGCTTATGGTGTCGC
Proteins encoded:
- a CDS encoding cell division protein ZapA, whose protein sequence is MSDTISINITIADRTYPIKVKANEQILIKEAERLINDKLYQFQMQFTGQEKLDYLAMSALMNVVEVMKINEEGTAVNEQVNKKLSEAELLVSEGLRKP